One segment of Nostoc flagelliforme CCNUN1 DNA contains the following:
- a CDS encoding DNA-3-methyladenine glycosylase family protein has product MTQTPELESLTPESLTCGLMVLANLDSDLAWILETLGPPPMWQRQPGFATLLCIILEQQVSVAAARAVFTRLCGVVVTLTPENFLILDDVQLRGIGFSRQKILYCRGLAQAIATGQLELTKLETMDETTIRTELKRLKGIGDWTVDIYLLMALQRPDVFPKGDLAIAIAFQKLKNLATRPTPVQLEAMTQHWRPWRAVAARLLWHYYLSNPK; this is encoded by the coding sequence ATGACTCAAACACCTGAACTAGAATCGTTGACTCCAGAAAGTCTTACCTGTGGTTTAATGGTGCTTGCCAATCTTGATAGCGATTTGGCTTGGATTTTAGAAACACTGGGCCCACCACCGATGTGGCAAAGACAACCGGGTTTTGCAACGCTGTTGTGTATAATTCTGGAACAGCAAGTTTCTGTAGCGGCTGCAAGGGCAGTATTTACAAGACTCTGTGGAGTTGTTGTAACTCTGACGCCAGAAAATTTTCTAATATTGGATGATGTTCAATTAAGAGGAATAGGATTCAGTCGGCAAAAGATTCTATACTGTCGTGGATTGGCTCAGGCAATCGCAACTGGTCAGCTTGAGCTAACCAAGCTGGAAACAATGGATGAAACTACTATCAGAACTGAGTTAAAGCGTCTTAAAGGTATAGGAGACTGGACAGTTGATATTTATTTGTTAATGGCGCTGCAACGTCCTGATGTCTTTCCTAAAGGCGATTTAGCGATCGCGATCGCTTTCCAAAAACTCAAGAACTTGGCGACACGTCCAACACCAGTTCAACTAGAAGCAATGACACAGCACTGGCGACCGTGGCGAGCAGTTGCTGCAAGACTTCTATGGCACTATTACCTAAGTAATCCCAAATAA
- the ada gene encoding bifunctional DNA-binding transcriptional regulator/O6-methylguanine-DNA methyltransferase Ada, protein MQLQQTQLLEKTLWEAVLNRDPTIDGKFFYGVHSTGVYCRPICPSRRPNRNQVCFFQSAQESESAGFRACKRCQPQFETVPNTAKSKVLAACRYIEAQGDRIPTLSELSSQVEMSPSYLQRIFKQIIGVSPFQYADALRSQRLKQRLQSGEEIAHAVYDAGYGSSSQLYEKAPKQLGMTPKTYQQAGKTISIVYAIAPCPLGYLLVATTEKGICAVKLGDEADKLEHILNQEFHQAHIIRDDHTHKEWIQAILDFIAGGETHLDLPLDVRGTAFQKQVWEALQKIPYGETRTYTDIARNIAKPQAVRAVGNACGANPIALIVPCHRVLRSDGSLGGYHWGIERKQKLLTQESKFLKDDSNT, encoded by the coding sequence ATGCAACTACAACAGACACAACTTTTAGAGAAAACCCTCTGGGAAGCAGTTCTCAATCGAGATCCCACAATTGACGGCAAGTTTTTCTATGGTGTTCACTCTACAGGCGTTTATTGCCGACCTATTTGCCCTAGTCGCAGACCAAATCGCAATCAAGTTTGTTTCTTCCAGTCGGCACAAGAGTCTGAAAGCGCAGGTTTTCGAGCTTGTAAGCGCTGTCAGCCACAATTTGAAACAGTTCCAAATACAGCTAAATCCAAAGTTTTAGCAGCATGTCGATATATTGAAGCACAAGGCGATCGCATCCCAACCCTCTCAGAATTATCCTCTCAGGTGGAAATGAGTCCTAGTTACCTGCAAAGAATATTCAAGCAAATAATTGGCGTATCCCCTTTTCAATATGCAGATGCGCTGCGTAGCCAACGATTGAAGCAGCGTCTTCAGTCAGGGGAGGAAATTGCTCATGCAGTTTATGACGCGGGATATGGTTCAAGTAGTCAACTGTATGAGAAAGCACCTAAACAACTGGGAATGACACCAAAAACTTACCAACAAGCTGGAAAAACAATCAGTATTGTTTATGCGATCGCTCCATGTCCACTAGGATATTTGCTTGTAGCAACAACAGAGAAGGGTATCTGTGCCGTTAAACTAGGTGATGAAGCAGACAAACTTGAACATATCTTGAACCAGGAATTTCACCAAGCGCACATCATACGTGATGACCACACACACAAAGAATGGATACAAGCAATCCTCGACTTCATTGCAGGAGGTGAAACGCATCTTGATTTACCACTTGATGTCCGTGGGACAGCATTTCAAAAACAGGTGTGGGAAGCATTACAAAAAATTCCTTATGGTGAAACCCGGACTTACACTGATATTGCCCGTAATATTGCCAAACCCCAGGCAGTCCGCGCTGTAGGTAATGCTTGTGGCGCTAATCCGATCGCGCTGATTGTACCGTGTCATCGGGTGCTGCGGAGTGATGGTAGTCTTGGTGGTTATCACTGGGGAATTGAGCGCAAACAAAAACTGCTTACACAAGAATCGAAATTTCTCAAAGATGACTCAAACACCTGA
- a CDS encoding DMT family transporter, with amino-acid sequence MAENQLSLTQENPDKTSKILPIIIVIIALFALSSTAIFMKISLREMSAVATLFNRLWIATIIFGLWSGINQAHTQITEDKPVLPQQPYPIKEIAFLIAVGLVHVLGRLSWTWSLTQTGAANANALGSLNPLFTTLGGWLFFNQIFGRKFIIGLILAIIGAIAVGFEDLLRSSNNITGDAVALISSVFYAANFLLIEQIRNKFSVLTILLWRCVIATTLMIPVVLIFEKQVFPVTLSGWLVVFALAAICEALGHGLIIYSLKNFSSGFISLLLLLNPVNVAIFAWILFSENLSIFNLLGLALILVGIYLATSNKESIQSRVNTHIQSPAESES; translated from the coding sequence ATGGCAGAAAATCAATTAAGCCTAACACAAGAAAACCCTGATAAAACTTCAAAGATACTGCCGATAATCATAGTAATAATTGCATTATTCGCTTTATCTTCAACAGCAATATTTATGAAAATTTCTCTTAGAGAAATGAGCGCTGTTGCTACATTATTTAATCGCTTATGGATAGCGACTATTATCTTTGGGTTATGGAGTGGAATTAACCAAGCACATACTCAAATTACAGAAGATAAACCTGTATTACCACAGCAGCCTTATCCAATCAAAGAAATAGCGTTTTTAATAGCAGTGGGTCTAGTTCATGTATTAGGTCGATTATCTTGGACTTGGTCGTTAACTCAAACTGGTGCTGCTAATGCTAATGCTTTAGGTAGTCTCAATCCGCTATTTACTACTTTAGGGGGATGGCTATTTTTTAATCAAATTTTTGGGCGTAAATTTATCATCGGTCTGATCTTAGCCATAATCGGTGCGATCGCTGTCGGATTTGAAGATTTATTGCGCTCTAGTAATAATATTACAGGTGATGCTGTTGCTCTAATATCATCGGTTTTTTATGCAGCGAACTTTTTACTTATCGAGCAGATCCGCAATAAGTTTTCAGTTCTCACGATACTTCTGTGGCGTTGTGTGATTGCAACTACATTGATGATACCAGTGGTACTAATCTTTGAAAAACAAGTTTTTCCAGTTACTTTGTCAGGCTGGTTAGTAGTATTTGCGCTAGCTGCTATTTGCGAAGCTTTAGGTCATGGGCTAATTATATACAGCCTGAAAAACTTTTCATCAGGTTTCATCTCTTTACTATTACTACTCAATCCAGTGAATGTGGCAATTTTTGCTTGGATACTATTCTCGGAAAACTTGAGTATTTTTAACTTGTTAGGATTGGCTCTAATTTTAGTGGGTATATATCTTGCAACTTCTAATAAAGAATCTATACAGTCTAGAGTTAATACTCATATCCAGTCTCCAGCAGAAAGTGAATCTTAA
- the dapF gene encoding diaminopimelate epimerase, translated as MAIEFTKYHGLGNDFILIDNRSSSVPVVTPEQAINLCDRHFGIGADGVIFALPGENGTDYTMRIFNSDGSEPEMCGNGIRCLAGFLADLEGESRNKDSYRIHTLGGVMIPQILPNGQVKVDMGLPRLLAGEIPTTLTPNEEKVISQPLEVAGQTWDVTCVNMGNPHCITFVEDIAAIELETIGPKFEHHPVFPQRINTEFIQVVRRDYLKMRVWERGAGITLACGTGACASLVAGVLTGKCDHIATVELPGGPLEIEWSEVDQRVYMTGPAEKVFTGKL; from the coding sequence ATGGCAATCGAATTTACTAAGTATCATGGTCTAGGCAATGACTTTATTCTGATTGACAATCGCTCGTCATCAGTGCCTGTAGTGACTCCAGAGCAAGCCATCAATTTGTGCGATCGCCATTTTGGCATCGGTGCTGATGGTGTAATTTTTGCCCTCCCTGGAGAAAATGGCACGGATTACACCATGCGGATTTTTAATTCTGATGGTTCAGAACCAGAAATGTGTGGCAATGGTATTCGCTGTTTAGCTGGCTTTTTAGCTGATTTAGAAGGTGAATCCCGAAATAAAGACTCATATCGCATTCACACTTTGGGTGGTGTGATGATTCCCCAAATCCTGCCTAATGGTCAAGTTAAAGTAGACATGGGTTTACCCAGGTTACTCGCTGGCGAAATTCCCACCACTCTTACACCGAATGAAGAAAAAGTCATTTCTCAGCCGTTAGAGGTGGCGGGGCAAACTTGGGATGTCACCTGTGTAAATATGGGAAATCCCCACTGCATTACCTTTGTGGAAGATATAGCAGCAATTGAGTTAGAAACCATCGGCCCAAAATTTGAGCATCATCCAGTTTTTCCGCAACGCATAAATACCGAATTTATTCAAGTGGTGCGTCGTGACTATTTGAAAATGCGGGTATGGGAGCGGGGTGCTGGGATTACATTAGCTTGCGGGACTGGTGCTTGTGCTTCCTTGGTGGCTGGTGTGCTAACCGGGAAATGCGATCACATTGCCACTGTAGAGTTACCAGGTGGCCCCTTAGAAATTGAATGGTCAGAAGTAGACCAACGGGTTTACATGACAGGCCCGGCTGAAAAGGTATTCACTGGTAAGCTGTAA